Proteins encoded by one window of Halanaerobiaceae bacterium ANBcell28:
- a CDS encoding PEP/pyruvate-binding domain-containing protein, whose amino-acid sequence MKTQDQKNKFMLDDLKERAKELNCLYQIDEILNNQQLSLSEIFNELIKIIPLGWQYSDYCKARIVYDNYSYQLSDFSTSIISQISEIRVNGKNVGTVEVYYSSDISKEKDDYFLEKEYKLIKTIADRIGQTILQRHMEEVLREWNISRQNEDNNKEKHNEWMVIVDLLKRTDQEMLLHISRKMLNYLFSRGVNEAKEVLWDFDSTSRLPYNNGEVNYPTEKLLLDDIAKISARTFEIASNYLNDKEIAMRLTKWIQAEKAYSLIRTIDRIDISLREVIDAITRYGNITGGNNILYSPTKHWLVVALIRTFLSEDLDFTTKVRQHIDINDFYKLVDKLIYPKESHGKIGGKGTGLFVAQKILEKASKEIPELASIKVPKTWHITTDELKEFLHYNNLDELNIQKYKELFEIRNDYPNIIQIMKNSQFPEDIVKSLAMALDDFGENPLIVRSSSILEDQMGSAFSGKYKSLFLANQGSKKERLNALMDAIVEVYASMYSPDSIQYRAKRGLLDFQEEMGIMIQEVVGTRVGDYFFPLFAGVAFSNNEFRWSPRLKREDGLIRMVMGLGTRAVDRVGDDFPHLLSPGQANIEVNTVPEEIYKYSPKKLDLINLAKNTFETIEIKSFLKEKGSSIPNIEKLLSIYKDDYLERANPFNIDYEQDTLVVTFNSLLKETSFIKKMNAILETLSKKLGTAVDIEFASDGEDLYLLQCRPQSFSLENAPPPIPKDIEERDIIFSANKYISNGIIRDISYIVYVDPEEYSMLKEYDELMDVAKAVGILNSLLPKQKFILMGPGRWGSRGDIKMGVQVSYADINNTAALIEIAKKKSNYIPELSFGTHFFLDLVEANIRYLPLYPDDDEIVFNERFLKSSKNVLTQLLPDFEHLEEVLYVIDIPKKTAGKRLTVSMNADLEESLAYLCQYTNKDSESDKQLKKEKEESYQINSSSQENFWRWRYYMAERIANILDFSALGIKGIYLFGSTNNGSAGPGSDIDLLIHFVGSLEQKDELMMILEGWSQCLAEMNYMKTGYRCDGLLDVHLVSDEDIEKKTVFASRIGAITDPAQALKVEE is encoded by the coding sequence ATGAAAACCCAGGATCAAAAAAATAAATTTATGCTGGATGACTTAAAAGAACGAGCAAAGGAATTAAACTGTCTTTATCAAATAGATGAGATATTGAATAATCAGCAATTATCTCTTTCTGAAATCTTTAATGAATTGATCAAAATAATTCCATTGGGTTGGCAGTATTCAGACTATTGTAAAGCAAGGATTGTCTATGATAACTACAGTTATCAGCTATCAGATTTTTCAACATCTATAATATCACAGATTTCTGAAATTCGTGTCAATGGGAAAAATGTAGGAACTGTTGAAGTTTATTATAGTAGTGATATAAGTAAAGAAAAAGATGACTATTTTCTTGAAAAAGAATACAAATTAATAAAAACTATAGCAGATCGAATTGGACAAACTATTTTACAACGACATATGGAAGAAGTTCTTAGGGAGTGGAATATCTCTAGACAGAACGAAGATAATAACAAAGAAAAGCATAATGAGTGGATGGTTATAGTTGATTTGCTAAAACGGACAGACCAGGAGATGCTTCTTCATATTTCTCGGAAAATGTTAAATTATCTTTTTTCTAGGGGAGTTAATGAGGCGAAAGAAGTATTATGGGACTTTGATTCCACTTCTAGATTACCCTATAATAATGGAGAAGTAAATTATCCTACAGAGAAGTTATTATTAGATGATATAGCAAAGATTAGTGCCAGGACTTTTGAAATTGCCTCAAATTATCTTAATGATAAAGAGATAGCTATGAGGTTAACAAAATGGATACAAGCCGAAAAAGCTTATTCATTAATTAGAACTATCGATAGAATTGATATAAGTCTGAGAGAAGTTATTGATGCTATTACCCGTTATGGTAATATTACCGGGGGGAATAATATACTATACTCTCCTACTAAACATTGGTTGGTTGTTGCTTTAATACGTACTTTTTTATCTGAGGATTTAGATTTTACTACTAAAGTAAGGCAACATATAGACATAAATGATTTCTATAAGCTTGTAGACAAATTAATTTATCCTAAAGAAAGTCATGGAAAGATTGGTGGAAAAGGAACAGGTTTGTTTGTAGCTCAAAAGATTTTAGAAAAAGCTAGTAAAGAGATTCCAGAATTAGCATCAATAAAAGTGCCAAAAACCTGGCATATAACTACAGATGAGCTTAAAGAATTTTTGCATTATAATAATCTCGATGAATTAAATATACAGAAGTATAAGGAATTATTTGAAATAAGAAACGATTATCCCAATATTATTCAAATAATGAAAAACTCCCAGTTTCCTGAAGATATAGTTAAAAGTCTTGCTATGGCTTTGGACGACTTTGGTGAAAATCCTTTGATTGTAAGAAGTTCAAGTATACTGGAAGACCAAATGGGCTCAGCATTTTCTGGTAAGTATAAGAGTCTTTTTCTCGCTAATCAGGGTAGCAAAAAGGAACGTTTAAATGCATTAATGGATGCAATTGTTGAGGTGTATGCATCTATGTACAGTCCTGATTCTATTCAATACCGTGCAAAAAGGGGATTATTAGACTTCCAGGAAGAAATGGGAATTATGATTCAGGAAGTTGTAGGAACGCGAGTTGGAGACTATTTCTTTCCGTTATTTGCTGGTGTGGCTTTTAGCAATAACGAATTTCGCTGGTCGCCTAGATTAAAACGAGAAGATGGTCTAATAAGGATGGTAATGGGTTTGGGTACCCGTGCTGTTGACAGGGTAGGAGACGATTTTCCTCATTTATTATCTCCAGGTCAGGCAAATATAGAAGTAAATACTGTTCCTGAAGAAATATATAAATATTCTCCTAAAAAACTAGATCTAATAAATTTAGCAAAAAACACTTTTGAAACAATTGAAATCAAGTCTTTCCTTAAAGAAAAAGGCTCTTCAATTCCTAATATAGAAAAGCTTCTTTCTATATATAAAGACGATTATTTAGAAAGAGCAAACCCTTTTAATATCGATTATGAGCAAGATACATTAGTAGTTACATTCAATTCCTTGCTTAAAGAGACTTCATTTATTAAAAAGATGAATGCTATATTAGAGACATTAAGTAAAAAACTTGGGACAGCAGTTGATATTGAATTTGCTTCAGATGGAGAGGATTTATATTTACTACAATGTAGACCTCAAAGTTTTTCTCTAGAAAATGCTCCTCCGCCAATTCCAAAGGATATTGAGGAGAGAGATATTATTTTTTCAGCTAATAAGTATATATCTAACGGAATTATTAGAGATATTTCTTATATTGTCTATGTTGATCCAGAAGAATATTCTATGCTTAAAGAATATGATGAGCTAATGGATGTAGCTAAGGCTGTTGGTATTCTTAATTCTCTTTTGCCAAAGCAAAAATTTATATTGATGGGGCCTGGTCGTTGGGGCAGTCGTGGAGATATAAAAATGGGTGTTCAGGTAAGTTATGCAGATATTAATAACACTGCAGCTTTAATTGAGATAGCAAAAAAGAAATCTAATTATATTCCAGAGCTTTCTTTTGGAACTCATTTCTTTCTAGATTTAGTTGAAGCTAATATACGCTACCTTCCCCTTTATCCTGACGATGATGAAATAGTTTTTAATGAAAGGTTTCTGAAAAGCTCAAAAAATGTTTTGACTCAACTTCTACCTGATTTTGAACATTTAGAGGAAGTTCTTTATGTTATTGATATTCCTAAAAAGACTGCTGGTAAACGACTTACAGTTTCTATGAATGCAGATTTAGAGGAATCTCTTGCGTATTTATGTCAGTATACAAATAAAGATTCTGAATCTGATAAGCAGTTAAAAAAAGAAAAAGAAGAATCCTATCAAATAAACTCTTCATCACAGGAGAACTTTTGGCGTTGGCGATATTATATGGCTGAACGTATTGCAAATATTTTAGATTTTTCTGCATTAGGTATTAAAGGTATTTATCTTTTCGGTAGTACTAATAATGGCAGCGCAGGACCAGGAAGTGATATTGATTTATTAATTCATTTCGTAGGTTCACTAGAACAAAAAGATGAATTAATGATGATATTGGAAGGATGGAGCCAATGCTTAGCTGAGATGAATTATATGAAAACTGGCTATCGATGTGATGGATTATTAGATGTACATTTAGTATCAGATGAAGATATAGAAAAGAAAACTGTGTTTGCTTCTAGAATTGGAGCTATTACAGATCCTGCACAGGCTTTAAAAGTTGAAGAATAA
- a CDS encoding Glu/Leu/Phe/Val dehydrogenase, with protein MSESSYNPLENAQAQFDSVAKTIGLDEATSDLLRDPMKEFHFLIPVKMDDGSTKVFKGYRVQHNDARGPAKGGIRFHPQETVDTIRALAMWMTWKCAVVDIPLGGGKGGVICDPRNMTEREQERLCRGWVRQLYKNVGPTVDVPAPDVMTNAKHMLWMLDEYEIITGERYPGFITGKPVEMGGSLGRTEATGYGVIYTVREALKELNIKAENTTASIQGFGNVAQYAARLYQELGGSINAVSCWDNKDKKAYTFLKKDGLDIETLIDISDAFGSIDKDKARDMGYEILDAEAWLEQDVDILIPAALENQITVKNVNKISKQVKIIAEGANGPTTQDADEIIRKSDIFLIPDFLANAGGVTCSYFEQVQSNSNYYWEKEEVLEKLDTKMTSSFKDVYKVMENNNLYMRDAAYVISINRVAQAVKMRGWV; from the coding sequence ATGAGTGAAAGTTCTTATAATCCGTTAGAAAATGCACAAGCGCAGTTTGATAGTGTAGCAAAAACAATAGGTTTAGATGAAGCAACATCTGATTTATTGAGAGATCCTATGAAGGAGTTCCATTTCTTAATTCCTGTAAAGATGGATGATGGCAGTACCAAAGTATTTAAAGGATATCGTGTGCAGCATAATGATGCACGGGGTCCTGCTAAGGGGGGGATTCGTTTTCATCCCCAGGAAACTGTAGATACAATCAGAGCACTTGCTATGTGGATGACTTGGAAGTGTGCAGTGGTTGATATACCTTTGGGTGGAGGTAAAGGGGGCGTAATTTGTGACCCTCGAAATATGACTGAACGTGAGCAGGAAAGATTATGTCGTGGCTGGGTTAGACAATTATATAAAAATGTAGGGCCTACAGTTGATGTCCCAGCACCAGATGTAATGACAAATGCTAAACATATGCTTTGGATGTTAGATGAATACGAAATTATTACTGGAGAAAGATATCCTGGATTTATTACTGGAAAGCCTGTTGAAATGGGTGGATCCTTAGGTAGAACTGAAGCAACTGGTTATGGTGTTATATATACCGTACGCGAAGCGTTAAAAGAGTTAAATATTAAAGCAGAAAATACTACTGCTTCTATTCAAGGCTTTGGTAATGTGGCACAATATGCTGCAAGATTATATCAAGAATTAGGAGGCAGTATAAATGCTGTTTCATGTTGGGATAACAAAGATAAGAAAGCATATACTTTTCTTAAAAAAGATGGATTAGATATTGAAACACTAATTGATATCTCAGATGCTTTTGGTTCAATAGATAAAGATAAGGCTAGAGATATGGGTTATGAAATATTAGATGCAGAAGCATGGTTGGAACAAGATGTGGACATTCTTATCCCTGCTGCTCTTGAAAATCAAATTACAGTTAAAAACGTGAATAAAATTAGTAAACAGGTAAAAATTATTGCTGAAGGAGCTAATGGTCCTACTACTCAAGATGCAGATGAAATTATTCGTAAAAGTGATATCTTCCTTATTCCAGACTTTTTAGCAAATGCAGGAGGAGTAACTTGTAGCTATTTTGAACAAGTACAATCCAACTCCAACTACTATTGGGAAAAAGAGGAAGTTCTAGAAAAATTAGATACAAAAATGACTTCTTCTTTTAAAGATGTATATAAAGTTATGGAAAATAACAATTTATATATGAGAGATGCTGCTTATGTAATATCAATTAATAGAGTAGCACAAGCAGTGAAAATGCGAGGATGGGTGTAA
- a CDS encoding formate/nitrite transporter family protein, with protein sequence MFVENINNLASSAKAKADYIENSLLRFIVLAIFAGFFVGIAVMLVFSVAAPLHAVDSPFTTLVMGASFALALSLVIFAGSELFTGNNLITIVGYLEVEINFKEMSKLSLWGFIGNLLGSIIFAWLVYQSGLISEQPIANFILNSTEIKMNLPIMELFFRGVLCNILVTLAIWMSFKVKSDTGKLILIFWCLFAFVASGFEHSIANMSLFSMGLFIPHPETITVMGFLRNMIPVTLGNVLGGTFFTGFLYWYVSNNKEEKDEKKSAFQRNTAL encoded by the coding sequence ATGTTTGTAGAAAATATTAATAACTTAGCAAGTTCAGCTAAGGCTAAGGCAGATTATATAGAAAATAGTTTGTTAAGGTTTATTGTATTGGCAATATTTGCTGGCTTTTTTGTAGGAATTGCTGTCATGTTGGTTTTCTCAGTAGCAGCACCTTTGCATGCTGTAGATTCACCATTTACAACTTTAGTTATGGGCGCTTCTTTTGCACTTGCATTGAGCTTAGTGATATTTGCAGGATCAGAATTATTTACTGGTAATAATCTAATTACTATTGTAGGTTATTTAGAAGTAGAAATTAATTTTAAAGAAATGAGTAAACTCAGCTTATGGGGCTTTATTGGTAATTTATTAGGATCGATAATTTTTGCCTGGCTGGTTTATCAATCTGGACTTATTTCAGAACAGCCTATTGCAAATTTCATACTAAATAGTACAGAAATAAAAATGAACCTCCCTATAATGGAATTATTCTTTCGAGGAGTATTGTGTAATATTCTGGTAACCCTAGCTATATGGATGTCTTTTAAAGTAAAGAGTGATACTGGAAAATTAATACTAATTTTCTGGTGTTTGTTTGCCTTTGTAGCCAGTGGTTTTGAGCACAGTATAGCTAATATGTCTCTTTTCTCCATGGGACTTTTTATCCCACATCCTGAGACAATCACTGTAATGGGTTTTTTACGTAATATGATTCCTGTGACTCTAGGTAATGTTCTAGGAGGAACTTTTTTTACTGGTTTTCTTTATTGGTATGTTTCCAATAATAAAGAAGAAAAGGATGAGAAAAAAAGTGCTTTTCAAAGAAATACTGCCCTCTAA
- a CDS encoding hemerythrin domain-containing protein gives MEKYLNQGVQAVIEENPRVGEILDEFGIACTTCTAGSCLLKDVVGIHNLPAEEEVELMYQIEKALYPERDVKKPELKVEKTTKKEITYSPPVQQLVDEHKLIKRLLAMLPDLLEKLDENPDKVWPWIATASEFSSNYADKYHHAKEEDILFKYSDENLEIIQVMYDEHVEGRNHVAAVREAAKSRDKEKAVTHLLAYRELLQEHIKKEDEILYPWIDRNLSTKEVGELFSKFAKANQNAVDLNPKKYETFVREVEEELGYA, from the coding sequence ATGGAGAAGTATTTAAATCAAGGTGTTCAGGCTGTTATTGAAGAAAACCCTCGAGTGGGTGAGATATTAGATGAGTTTGGCATTGCTTGTACTACCTGTACAGCAGGATCCTGTCTTCTAAAAGATGTAGTTGGTATTCATAATCTACCAGCAGAAGAAGAAGTGGAATTGATGTATCAGATAGAAAAAGCTTTATATCCTGAGCGTGATGTAAAAAAACCAGAACTGAAAGTAGAGAAAACTACTAAAAAAGAAATAACTTATTCACCACCAGTTCAACAATTAGTAGATGAGCATAAGCTTATCAAGAGGTTGCTGGCTATGCTTCCAGACCTGTTAGAAAAACTAGATGAAAATCCAGATAAAGTATGGCCTTGGATTGCTACTGCATCAGAATTTAGTAGTAATTATGCTGATAAATATCACCATGCAAAGGAAGAAGATATACTTTTTAAATACTCAGATGAAAATTTAGAAATTATTCAAGTGATGTATGATGAGCATGTTGAAGGAAGAAATCATGTGGCAGCTGTTAGAGAAGCGGCAAAGAGTAGAGACAAGGAAAAAGCAGTCACTCATTTATTAGCTTACAGAGAATTATTACAGGAACACATCAAAAAAGAAGATGAAATACTTTATCCCTGGATTGACAGGAATTTATCTACAAAAGAGGTAGGAGAGCTATTTTCTAAATTTGCTAAAGCAAATCAAAACGCAGTGGATCTTAATCCTAAAAAATATGAAACATTTGTTAGAGAAGTTGAGGAGGAATTGGGATATGCTTAA
- a CDS encoding HD domain-containing protein gives MDEKLKKQLDFIYEVDKVKAIFRHTKLFDNSRYENDAEHSWHIAMMAIILSEYANEEIELAKVLKMVLIHDLVEIDAGDYIVYTDKVEEKAEKEMEAAKRIFAILPEEQGKELLELWQEFEKRETPEARFAAAIDRLEPLMQNYYTEGHAWKKHNICSKDILKANKHISEGSEKLWEYAEGMIRECVDKGLIK, from the coding sequence ATGGATGAAAAATTAAAAAAACAGCTTGATTTTATCTATGAAGTAGATAAAGTCAAAGCAATTTTTAGGCATACAAAGCTATTTGATAATTCCAGATATGAAAATGATGCAGAACATTCATGGCATATAGCCATGATGGCAATTATATTATCTGAATACGCCAATGAAGAGATTGAACTTGCTAAGGTTTTAAAAATGGTCTTAATTCATGATTTAGTAGAGATTGATGCTGGCGACTATATTGTTTATACTGACAAAGTCGAGGAAAAAGCAGAGAAAGAGATGGAAGCAGCCAAAAGAATATTTGCTATCTTACCAGAGGAACAGGGAAAAGAACTATTGGAACTCTGGCAAGAATTTGAAAAAAGAGAAACCCCGGAAGCACGCTTTGCTGCAGCAATAGATAGATTGGAACCTCTAATGCAAAATTATTATACAGAAGGGCATGCCTGGAAAAAACATAATATTTGTTCTAAAGATATTCTAAAAGCTAATAAACATATATCAGAGGGATCAGAAAAGTTATGGGAATATGCAGAAGGTATGATCAGGGAGTGTGTAGATAAGGGTCTTATTAAATAG
- a CDS encoding Dabb family protein encodes MIKHIVMWKLAEENKKENLDKMKKVLEDLKDKIEEIVEIEAGIDINGSEAAYDITLYSSFKSEEDLDTYQKHPDHLKAAEFVKKVAIDRAVVDYEV; translated from the coding sequence ATGATAAAACATATAGTAATGTGGAAATTAGCAGAAGAAAATAAGAAAGAGAATTTGGACAAGATGAAAAAAGTATTGGAAGATTTGAAAGATAAGATTGAAGAAATTGTTGAGATTGAAGCGGGTATAGATATAAATGGTTCAGAAGCTGCTTATGATATTACCTTATATTCAAGTTTTAAAAGCGAAGAAGACCTTGATACATATCAGAAGCACCCGGATCACTTGAAAGCAGCAGAATTTGTTAAAAAAGTTGCCATTGATAGAGCTGTAGTTGACTATGAAGTATAA
- a CDS encoding AraC family transcriptional regulator, with protein MENWEKINAVQRMQNYINENIQNDISLHQLSQAAGYSPWHSGRIFKELLDKTPFEYIRELRLSKAALSLRDENPKVIDVAFDFVFDSHEGFTRAFSKQFGISPNKYKKNTPPVKLFIPADIRDYYRFLEKGDDSVKRI; from the coding sequence ATGGAAAATTGGGAAAAGATAAATGCAGTTCAAAGGATGCAAAACTATATAAACGAGAACATTCAAAATGATATAAGCCTTCATCAACTAAGTCAAGCCGCTGGCTATTCCCCCTGGCATTCCGGGAGAATCTTTAAAGAATTATTAGATAAAACTCCCTTTGAATATATCAGAGAATTACGTCTTTCTAAGGCAGCACTTAGTCTCAGAGATGAAAACCCAAAAGTTATTGATGTAGCTTTTGATTTTGTCTTTGATTCACATGAAGGATTCACCAGGGCTTTTTCCAAACAATTCGGTATCAGTCCTAACAAATATAAGAAGAATACACCACCTGTAAAACTTTTTATACCTGCTGACATCCGTGATTATTACCGATTCTTAGAAAAGGGAGATGATAGTGTTAAGAGGATATAG
- a CDS encoding ABC transporter permease — protein MYKTFLISELKKWAREPLTRLLVFYPLIFGLIGRYLLPYLAETTDFVLEQYADIILVALTLMMPLVFGALIGFSMLDDRDDNILSAVKVTPLGLGKFFLFRLIMIFFFATLACIFVILFSDILSLDLSRVIAISILAGLSAPATGMFINSFAKNKIEGFAVMKGFGTLIVFPIVAMFFLDFKELFFSFAPGFFPAKALSALIRGEEALFLTYNQYYIIGWIYGIVLNLLVYKLFVNKVKEF, from the coding sequence ATGTATAAAACCTTTCTAATTAGTGAATTGAAGAAATGGGCAAGAGAGCCTTTGACCAGACTTCTAGTATTCTATCCCTTGATTTTTGGATTGATTGGAAGATATCTATTACCTTATCTAGCAGAAACTACTGATTTTGTTTTAGAACAGTATGCAGATATAATACTGGTTGCGCTTACTTTGATGATGCCACTTGTTTTTGGGGCTTTAATTGGCTTTTCCATGCTTGATGATAGGGATGATAATATTCTATCAGCTGTAAAGGTTACACCTTTAGGTTTAGGAAAGTTTTTTCTATTTCGCTTGATAATGATATTTTTCTTTGCCACTTTAGCCTGTATCTTTGTAATTTTGTTTTCAGATATTCTTAGTCTTGATTTAAGTAGAGTAATTGCTATCTCTATCCTTGCTGGTTTATCAGCACCAGCCACAGGGATGTTTATTAATTCCTTTGCTAAGAACAAAATTGAAGGTTTTGCCGTAATGAAAGGATTTGGAACCTTAATAGTTTTTCCAATAGTAGCAATGTTTTTTCTAGATTTTAAAGAATTGTTTTTCTCCTTTGCACCAGGATTCTTTCCGGCTAAAGCCTTAAGTGCTTTAATACGTGGAGAAGAGGCATTGTTTTTAACTTACAATCAGTATTATATTATTGGTTGGATTTATGGGATTGTCTTGAATCTGTTGGTATATAAATTGTTTGTTAATAAAGTGAAGGAGTTTTGA
- a CDS encoding ABC transporter permease yields the protein MNNFLNLFIGEVQRMKKYHILSASVFVSFFWIGMVHLLNVPDITFLFLMVVFFDLVSMSILMVGVTIFFEKQEGVLKSLIVSPISKTEFLTAKTLGNLVSNIVTITIVYIYAIIFQDININLLAFIGAFFLVGLFHTFVGMLLIYKSRDFTELLVKMMTYFLLFMIPVVFEQFGLITSRLYSNVLYIIPTKSAATLLEAVAGNVDLWEILISVFYLSIGSIILGYFVFKKFKDFAIRESGV from the coding sequence ATGAATAATTTTTTAAATCTTTTTATTGGAGAAGTACAGAGGATGAAGAAATATCATATATTAAGTGCCAGTGTGTTTGTTTCTTTTTTCTGGATAGGCATGGTACACTTGCTTAATGTACCTGATATAACTTTCCTCTTTCTTATGGTAGTCTTTTTTGATCTTGTTTCTATGTCTATTCTTATGGTTGGAGTTACTATCTTCTTTGAAAAACAGGAAGGTGTTCTAAAATCGTTAATTGTATCACCTATAAGTAAGACGGAATTCCTTACAGCTAAAACTTTAGGAAACTTAGTTTCAAATATAGTTACAATTACAATTGTATATATATATGCGATAATATTTCAGGACATTAATATAAATTTGTTAGCTTTTATTGGAGCATTTTTCTTAGTAGGTTTATTTCACACATTTGTTGGGATGCTTCTTATTTATAAAAGTCGCGATTTTACTGAATTATTAGTAAAGATGATGACTTATTTTTTACTCTTTATGATTCCTGTAGTATTTGAGCAGTTTGGATTAATCACATCCAGGCTCTATTCTAACGTGCTTTATATCATTCCAACAAAATCAGCTGCGACTTTACTGGAGGCTGTTGCAGGGAATGTTGACTTGTGGGAAATTCTTATATCTGTATTCTATTTAAGTATAGGCTCAATTATTTTAGGTTATTTTGTGTTTAAGAAATTTAAAGATTTTGCTATCAGAGAGAGTGGTGTTTAA
- a CDS encoding ABC transporter ATP-binding protein, whose product MFKVNDLKYCYPNNEEDTIKGISFEIKEGQIFGLLGPSGVGKSTTQKILTKLIDDYRGEIKYRDHNLASYSKDFYQEIGVGFEMPVHFSKLTAEENLEFFKNLYRETADTDQLMKRLGIYADKDKKVGEFSKGMKVRLNFIRALLNKPKMLFLDEPTAGLDPKNARIIKDMIAEFKDNGGTVLLTTHLMNDVEELCDQVAFMADGKIAAINSPKNLKLEYGQRQLVMEYSDNESLKEASFNLDNLGDNEDFLSIIKNKEIVTMHSQEMTLDNIFIEITGVEDYE is encoded by the coding sequence ATGTTTAAGGTAAATGATTTAAAGTATTGTTACCCAAATAATGAGGAGGACACAATCAAGGGAATATCTTTTGAGATTAAAGAAGGACAGATATTTGGATTGTTGGGTCCCAGTGGAGTAGGAAAAAGCACAACACAAAAAATATTGACAAAACTCATTGATGATTATAGAGGTGAAATAAAGTATAGGGATCATAATTTAGCCTCATATTCTAAAGATTTTTATCAGGAAATAGGTGTTGGCTTTGAAATGCCAGTTCATTTCTCAAAATTAACAGCAGAAGAAAATCTAGAATTTTTCAAAAATCTTTATAGAGAGACGGCAGATACAGATCAGTTGATGAAGAGATTAGGTATCTATGCTGATAAAGACAAAAAAGTTGGAGAATTTTCAAAAGGTATGAAAGTACGCTTGAATTTCATAAGGGCTTTATTGAATAAACCGAAAATGTTATTCTTAGATGAACCAACAGCTGGATTAGATCCTAAGAATGCTAGAATTATCAAAGATATGATTGCTGAATTCAAGGATAATGGTGGAACAGTACTTCTGACAACACATTTGATGAATGATGTAGAAGAACTTTGCGACCAGGTGGCTTTTATGGCTGATGGAAAAATAGCAGCAATTAATTCTCCTAAAAATTTAAAACTAGAATATGGTCAAAGACAATTAGTGATGGAATATAGTGATAATGAAAGCCTAAAAGAGGCTTCTTTTAATCTTGATAATTTAGGAGATAACGAAGATTTCTTAAGTATTATTAAGAACAAAGAAATTGTAACAATGCATAGTCAGGAAATGACTCTTGATAATATCTTTATAGAAATAACAGGGGTGGAAGACTATGAATAA
- a CDS encoding TetR/AcrR family transcriptional regulator, which yields MPSKTFFNLPAEKKERIVKAAQEEFAHNLFKECSVASIIKKAEIPRGSFYQYFEDLKDLYKYTMDIIAEKKLEYFNNTMAEMDIENIETIELFKGLYRMGIKFARDNPQYAAIANNLYKEERKFREEIYDGFEEKGLGFYKNIIKNGQNRGDISEKVDVEILSIMLYSLNMEFADLFLKKIFINHDNFEEMSEEGLTEYLEKLDKMFYIIENGVR from the coding sequence TTGCCTAGTAAAACATTTTTCAATTTGCCAGCAGAAAAAAAAGAAAGGATTGTAAAAGCTGCTCAGGAAGAATTTGCACATAATCTTTTTAAGGAGTGCAGTGTAGCAAGCATTATAAAAAAAGCAGAAATTCCTCGCGGTAGCTTCTATCAATATTTTGAAGATTTAAAAGATCTATATAAATATACAATGGATATAATAGCGGAAAAGAAATTAGAATATTTTAATAATACTATGGCTGAGATGGATATAGAAAATATTGAAACTATAGAGCTTTTTAAAGGATTATATAGAATGGGTATTAAATTCGCCAGAGATAATCCTCAATATGCTGCTATAGCTAATAATCTATATAAAGAAGAGCGTAAATTTCGAGAAGAAATCTATGATGGTTTTGAGGAAAAAGGTCTTGGTTTTTATAAGAATATTATTAAAAATGGACAGAATCGAGGTGATATAAGCGAGAAAGTTGATGTAGAGATTCTTTCTATCATGCTTTATAGTTTAAATATGGAATTTGCAGACTTGTTTTTAAAAAAAATATTTATAAATCATGATAATTTTGAAGAAATGTCTGAAGAAGGTCTTACTGAGTATCTAGAAAAGCTAGATAAAATGTTTTATATTATTGAAAATGGAGTAAGATAG